The nucleotide window AATGAGCAAGATACAAGTTACCAAATTGTACAtgcgacatggtattttggctggtaaccttatgtcttgttttgtcttgtctttactgcacaaaccgcATTTTGTGGTTAGCATAACTTCGTTTTGCTTAGCTTTGTGCTTACACATATGCAATTAGGCCTCATTCTCTCCCAAAGCTAACTCCCCTGGACCGTTATAGGCTTTATCGCTGCGGAATCTTGGAACCAGAAAATTGAAATATATTTCAACGTCGGATGACCAGCAGCAGGTGCCACTAGAAATCgtgaccttaaaaaaaaaagatctttgGCCAGATCCAGTTGCCGGCCTATTACTCAAGCCTCTCTCTGAAAATGGGTTAGTTACTTGTTCATTCAGTGTTATCCCTAAAACCCCTCACAGCTCACCTCATAAGCCATCCGTGCTGGTAGGGGTGCTGGCATTCACCGATGGTTTTGTTAACGGCACTGGCactggtcaaagaccagtattctcacttcgtgtatctcaacatagctcaataattggtcgtcgaggttgcaggaagaagaaaaaaaaccacaaaaacacaacaaacttgtcacacaaagttgtgttctttcggcttgatttcggaacctcaaaatctacttctgaagtatcgaaatcaaacattttagttTCTTTCTCCAAACCTACGTTttagagggaggcgtttctcacaatgtttgacactatcaacagctctctatgcttattaccaagtaggtgtaacaataattttgagtaattaccaatagtgtccactgcccttagaACCCCCTACTTCAAAATCCACCCGTGATGATCTTAAACAAAGGTTGTTCAACAAAATCCAACCAAGGTGGTGAATGACTCTGCAGTCGTGCGGAGCGAGCAGTTAACCCCCTTTCGTTGCCCCAGATTTTGCCCTCGAGGGTCAAGCCCTCCTCTCCAACCGACACAATCCAGTTAATCCGGGGGATATTAGGTCCGGATTGAGATAGTGCTTGTTGTGTGAGTGTGCGCGGATTTATACCTTGTTTCCTCGGATTAATAATTGTCCACCCTTCAGGAGCGAAGGAACACATGCACGTTTGGACggatgggaaaacccacccataAAGTccgctttaaaaaaatatgtcaaatttatgtttaaaattgttcagtttAAAGGGTTATCTTTACACAAGCTCAAAGGCTACACCAATTTAAAGAATTCGATGGTTCAACTTTTGTCAGAAAACTGATATTTCTTTGTCTAACTGGATTTTAGTTTTGCCATATCCAGAGGTAGAGGCAACACAGAAGGAATTCTAACACACAACCTTCAGTATTATTGAGGTGTTAACCGCGATCTACACCCAGAGCTCAGTTATCTGGGAAGCAAATAACCCATAGTTCATTCAATTAACGCAATACTGCCTTTAGCCATCTTTATTAACACACCTGGtttaagagaagcaattatggtcaagTGCCATGCTCAATGATAACAAGTGTGGtaaccgggatttgaacccacactccaatgagTCCGATGCAGGAAGACCGCTTGGCCCGACACGCTTCAACaagttaattaaacaaaaataaagtaaggtttgtggtaacaccatgtaataatacCCTCTAATCTGTTTTCCCTCCGTGCTCTAATTGAGTTAGGGTGAATCTAAAATGAAGGTTAAtctcaactcgacgtttcgatcagtacatgctcttctggagaaagctggactctaaTGCTATGTgctgcttcgtttttgaagcTCTCTGTTGTCACGACACTTTCGATCTTGACACTTTTCTTTTGAATTTTCTTCCAGAGAATATGTCAATTGTGCCCAGCACGCCCCATATGCAGCTACATTTCTTCCGCATGGCTGTACTGACTGGATGTGGTGTGGCAGCCGTTCTAATTATAATCAGTGCTACTGCGCATGCGTTCAGGAAGAGGCGAACAAGACGAGTCTTCAACGTCAGGTAATGCCGAAATAAAACAAAGCAATATTATCAAAATGGTTTGCAATCTTGCTGTGAAACGGATACATCAAACAATCCACAAAAAAGCCATACGTTAACACCCAAACCAACCAAGGCGCCCCTATAGTGTCCCCCATACCCTAAACAAGGCCAATAGGTCTAGTGTCCGTGCAGCTCAAATGCTATCCTTACAGTAATTGGCACACTGAAGAGCAGTGTCGGTAGCCTTCTAGCCAGGTCATAAGTTGTTGTTGGTGATGTAAGTAGGgggctagtcttggtgcaagacgtttctcgttttcctttcacgaaCAGCGcagccaactcaccaacagtgCCCGCATCGACCGCCCTTATACACTCACCTGAAGCGAGAAACTTCTTGCACCCAGACTAGTAGGGGGCATGCAACAAGATGATCCATGGTCTGCTGCTCTCTGCATTCACAGGTTTTGGGACCTGCAGTGTATCCCTTCTTCACCGGGTTCGCTTTACAGCTTCTGACTCCTGTGCGCAGTCAAGAGCAAAGTCAATGGCAGATATCTTCACTGTAGTATTTGCATCCAGATCAATAGGTTTAAAGTTGCGCCGCTGGTCAAACTGATTTTTAAAGACcaccaaatgcaaattttgtttactctAATCATGGATCTCTCTAAAAATGTACATCGGAGGCTAGTAACACTTTATTATAATTTCTTTGATATGCAGGAAGCGGACAATGAGTATGACGCCTATAACAGGCAGACCTTCCAGGGAAGGTAAGTCCAGCCAGCACAACAAATAGAACCTTGCATGTGACATCACAAGCCCCCAAAACAGGCCCCTACACTGGGGTCAATGAAGTGTTACCATTGCCTAAAAGTCGTGAGCGGCGCGTCAGGCATGAAGGTTTACACATTGTTTGTCATAAACTATAATGGCCAACGGAAAGAGTATAATCAATCGTTTAAAATCAACCGTTTAAGCAGGGTAAAGAGGTAGGACAGCGTGGGAAAACACAATCAAGGCAATTGCTGTATGATTGTTCAATCGGAGGTTTATTACACACAACATATGCGGATGAAACCCTGAAAGGTCAATGACAAAAGAATGACATTCCGAACGGTCAAATATACGAGATTGGCACTCGAACAGTCACAGGTACGAGAATGACACCCACAACAGTAGACACGAGAATGACAACCCGAACAGTCAAAGATACGAGAATGACACTATAACGGTCAAAGACAAGATAATGACATTAAAACGGTCAAAAACAAGAGAAGGACACTAGAACGATCAAAAACACGAGGCTGACATCCGGATGGTCAAAGACAAAAGACAAGAGGATGACACCCTGAACGGTCAAAGACAAGAGGATGACACCCCGAACGATCAAAGACTTGAGGATGACACCCGGACAGTCAAAGACACGAGGATGACACCCCGAACAATCAAAACCACGAGGATGACACCCCAAACGGCCAAAGACTTGAGGATGACATCCGGACAGTCAATGACACGAGGATGACACCCCGAACGGTCAAAGACACGAGGATGACACCACAAACGGCCAAAGACTTGAGGATGACATCCGGACAGTCAATGACACGAGGATGACACCCCGAACGGTCAAAGACACGAGGATGACACCCCGACTGGTCAAAGACTTGAGGATGACACCCCGAGCGGTCAAAGAAACGAGGATGACACCCCGAACGATCAAACACACGAGGATGACTTCCCGAACGATCAAAGACTTGAGGATGACACCCGGACAGTCAAAGACACAGGGATGACACCCCGAACGGTCAAAGACACGAGGACGACACCTCGAACGGTCAAAGACTTCAGGATGACACCCGGACAGTCAAAGACACGAGGATGACACCCCGAACGGTCAAAGACACGAGGATGACACCCCGAACGGTCAAAGACTTGAGGATGACACCCGGACAGTCAACGACACGAGGATGACACCCCGAACGGTCAAAGACACGAGGATGACACCCCGAACGGTCAAAGACTTGAGGATGACATCCCGAACGGTCAAAGACAAAAGATTGCATACAAACGTCCATATGTTGTAATTGTTTTGAGGTTTAAATTGTTctcatgttgtttgttttgtttcagatcATTGCTCACGGAGCACACATGACACTAGCGGGAGACTGCACCCACATCATGGCTTCCCCGACCCGCTAGCCAGTGGCTCCGCTTCATACGTCGGTATGGGGGACCTATTAGCAAACGAAGCAGGTCCTGACATCAGAAGAATCTCGTCAACATCAACACTGATCTCCATCGTAGAGTCCCTATTGGATCCAAGAGACACAATCTACGAGGTCCGAGATGATGGCTTCGGGAACTGGGGAGCCCGGGAATCCAACCCTCAATACACCAACAGTAGCGTGTTCTCTGCGGCGTCAGCTCGGCGTCTGAACCAGAAGCTGAGAGCTCTACCGAGCGAGCTCAGCGTGGAAGACGACGATGCTGATGAATACAACTACCCGTATGCTGACCTAGGAAAACTGAGATTGCCGGTAGCGGCCGACCCCAACAGACTCAGCACCTGCTCCGATGATACAGAGTATGTGGTGGTGCTCAAACAGAAACAATGCGAGGCAACTTATGCATCACACGTGAAAGGAATGGTCAGAGGTACCCCAAGCGGAATGAGCAACACTGATGAAGTACCCACAACCTCAACTGGTCACACGACCACGCCCAGTCTTCGGGATCCTTTGGGCGGTAAGGGGTTGGCCGACCACTATAAGGTTCCGCGCTCACCAGCCGTTAGGCGTGACACAGCAGACACCCCATGTGGTCAGCAATTCGTCCGGAGCTACGTTACTTCGATCAAGAGCATGACCGAGAGTTCGACTGGTTTGAGGAGAAGCTCGGGACACAGACAGACAAGACGGGTCAAAGAAATAGTCCAGTGTCCACCGCCTCCCCCTCCTGAAAATTATGAAACCCACCATGTGTACGTCAATGGTCGTGGTGCAGGTAGTACAAAGATTTCCTCTGAATCTCCTAAGCCCAAGAGACGGGCCCCACCCATACCCAAGCCAAGAACACACATACCAGCAGAGCACAAAACAACCAAAGACACTAAAGAGGTAACCTCAGAAACACAAACTGTAGAAAGATTCATCTAAAACTGATGATTTGACTACAGGAGACAACATAACATGGTCAAAGGAAgacctagacttgatgacaagtcgttagtcAGTGTCACATTGTCTGTCAGTGCTGCCTATAAGAAGCGCCATGCACCCCAAAAACACACATCCTGCCAATAACGCGCTGGACAAAGTGATACTATACATTCATGCAACTAGGATCGAGGATGTGAGTACCGTCCCCGCAACTACAGTTGGAAAGGTGCACAGAGCGACGGGCGGCGAATAAGACCGACATCAGTAACCAACTTGATTTTAAAACTAAGGAAGACTGTGTGGTCAAACGCACAGCTGACCTAACCAACATCTGAATACAGTTTACTACAATGCAGAGGAAAGCGGGAAGTACTCAAAAGGCAATCCATTCTCGTAGCAATGTTGAACTTGACTTTTATTTGAAACCAAAAATATAGACctttgcatatgacgtcacactcaacaacagcgccctcaatggggcaaatctgggcAGATAAATGGACGATAACTGTTCTAAGAGCATAATACATATCGACCCAAGCATACCATCAACGTTGCTTACGCTTGAAGGGGGCCAATCGGTTAATATTAGCTGGTTTTGCAAATAACTTTAACCAGCTTCCTAAACTGGAAAAAGCACATATCCCAAACTACCCAATCTCGCATGTTATGGTTTAATATTTTGAGAACGATCGTACATTTTGGGTAGACTCGATTTTGCGCAGAAAATGAGAGTATGACAAGTTACCCATAAGTTAATTGATAATGATATGATCTtttatttaaagtatttttatgCAACAAAGTGATCAGCAAGTATTTATAAGAACCTGGGATCAGAGATACAATGAGGCTGTGTGCTCCTAATAACGAAAACATGGATTGATTAAAGATGGGTTACAAATAAATATGTTTGCAATTGTTGTGCTATTATTATATAATTCTATACTctgtaattgaaaaaaaaaacctgtgagaTACCAATTTGTAAATACTTAATGAAGACAGTTCTGCGAgagattaacaaaaaaaaaccaatttaaAATCGCTAGACCTGGATAAGATTTCAATGAAAGTGAAAAATGACACTGCCTCACAAGAAATAtaaaactacaggtttggaGAGAACACCAATCCTAAATAAGAATACCTAATTCCGATAAGAGTCACTGCGGTGACGCCACTCAGATTCAAATTATGGAGCATAAAAACTGGTATGTTTTTAACACATCCACTTTAACTATGAAGTGAAACGTTTATGGAAATTGAATAGATGCAACACAGAACTCGGgttagtactgagtatacaacacacatcggtgtatatgggtaaaaaccaaaatgaaatgctgtacactatcaacagctgaaGTAAACTTCTAACTAAAAGTTTTTGTCattgatttttaaaatgactAAACGAAACCttcccttttaatgtttttgtgtgtgtacataTTTAGAAAGCTGTGCAATCTGTAATGATAagtgatgatttgaaaaataaatgtttcattGTGTAAAAAGTGTAAATAGTTGAGATAAAAGGTGAAATTACCATATATTAAAAGTACCTTTGTCAAAGCCCATTCCAATTTAATTTTAACTTAATATAACATGATCTGAGGTCGAACATAGAAACAAAATACGATAGGGGTAGAGGGATATGAACCAACCACCCCTTAAGCAAACTAATTGCTTAGCATCCATAAACCGAACTACAAAAATGAACCTCCTAAGTACGATTACGATAACAATAAAAAGCTAACTACTCTCAGTAGTCATATTTTTGGggaatgaaagataaaacaaaagataaatactctctgtattttttttttacaactatcGTTATATCTCTGGATAGCTTGTTAAAACACCAACATTTCAAGCATTTCAGGGCCAGGTGTCTTGGATATAAACCCATGTAAAGTCAACGCCTAGACAGCACCAAATCTGTGCTTTATCATACTTTACTACacctctgtttgtttgtttgtttgtttgtttgtttgtttgtctgtttagaTGACCTTCCCACCAAGAGAACTCGGCAAGGCTCCAAAAAGGGGATGTAAACACCAAATGGCAAAAGCAAATCACTCCCATACAAGCATTGGggtttaatgtctatgattatgacttgcacaaatcaataaattgtgattAATAGCTAGCTGACAATACTCGTtcaagtcattgtgaaatcagcgattTGCTTAGCCTGATCTTAACCCACAATCTATTGATTGCGAGTCATGCAGTCTCACTACCTGACCATACATTAAATCTTGATGTCAAACAGGTTGTTTGCTAGTTTTTGATTATCCCTCCGGGCTACCTAAAACCCAAGTTTGACTAGCAAGCCAGGCTACCTTAGAGCCAAGTTTGACTAGCCAGCCAGGCTACCTTCTTAAAATCTAATTGAATGACCAGCCAACTAATACCTCAGAGCCAAATTTGACTAGTCAGCAGCTTTCTTGAGTAGTGGTTTCAGGCTCGTGTCTAAATCAAGCCTGAGGTGAATTCTACACATCcaaggcccgatacttcacagaggcaacaaaggcgattgccaccatgccccctggttattgccttggtgcccttgaaaagctACAGTAGAAATGTTCTACTGTACAACCCCTAaagggtgtcctttaccaaggagacaatgccttggtgccctcgctctttaaaaaaacgaagcatacaggcctgacacCCTTTATGTCCAAACATCCTCCAGGTAGCGTTTCTCTTCTCTAAGCGAAGCAAGAAGGACTGCTGCCTCATATGCGTTCCTCCCTGTTTCTTTGATGAAGATGTCACTAAATGTCTCAGCCACATTCTTAGCCATGTGCTTGGCATCcctgcaagaaaacaaaaccaagacATCCCTGTCAGAAACTaggcaaaattaaataaaaccaaTTACTGTACATAGGCTgacctacaatgtacattacTGACGGCTTGGTTAGTTTATttgcttattattattgtcactTACACTTTGCAAATAGTGTCATTTATATTGTTGCGGCTACATGCGCCTCAGCACATGGTAAACCcgtataaggtgctacataattgggcctcagaattcatcacttcaataacctatctttctgaaagtttatatAATTATActtagcgccttgagtaccttgtttggtagatacctgcgctttataagactttgatcatattattattagtataatTAAGTTTTTCTCTTACATCGACGTGTGAAAACCACTTTACACTCAGTGCATTCCAAGTCTGAAACAAATCCACAAGCTACTCGGTTTGGATTTAGACCCACAACCCTCTAATCCTAGAGCAACCATTTTTCCTCTCGACCCCTTGCTGGCCTGAGCACGATTGGTGAAAAAAGGCAAACTCCAGTCACAGAAGGGACATGGTCAACGGTTCAGAATACTTATTAACAAATTAGGCAATAAGCTGTGTGGCTTCATCAATCGCGTGCATAgtctcccgttccagtcgcttgggatcgCGGCTCTCAAAGCCACtgaggccttgacaaaaggctaaccCTGATCTGGCAGATACACTGTACATCTATCATTACAATGTCTGCTTTATCTCTGTACTTGTGAACCTTGTCAGGTTATTCATGAGTAACGTTGTGTAACATGTTTCGTTTCCAAATAACACTAGAACCATCGTAATAATAAAGATTTGACAATTCCAAATACAAAGTTCGGTCTGAAACCTCACTGATGACCTCAAGGTTCAAACCAGCTGCTTTGCCTAGAAGATATATTACtataaaaactgtaaaaattgtgggggaaaaaaattaatttgcagATTTCTAAAATCAGTGGTGCTTATTTGGGTAGCTGTGATTAAAATGAATCCAACTAGCGGCAAACATAAATAAAACCCATCAAATATTACCATTTGTAACAAATTATAGTTATCTCTGTTATACCTCTTTACCATCACAAGGGGGATGACCATAAGTTAATGAATCCCACCACTGACTCATTCCCAGGGATTTGATACAGTTAGTAGACAACCACTCACCCACACACATAGACGACAGCCTTGTCCTCCAGTATCAATCTACACAGAGCAGCGGCGTGCAGCTTGAGATTGTCCTGGACGTAGCGAGGGACCTCGGAGCATGTTGCATCATGACTGGACTCAGCAGGGGCAGGGTCACGAGAGAAGGATGGAGACAGTTTGGTCAAGATGCCGGAGGACAGGTGCTCCTGGAGGAGTTCCCTGATTGAAGAAAGATAATGagaaggtttaaaggcagtggacatttttggtaattactcaaaataataattaacataaaaccttacttagtaatgagtaatggggaaaggtcgATAGTTCAAAACactgtaagaaacagctccctctgaagtaacatacattttgagaaagaagtaattttccacgaatttgaattcgataatctcagatttagaatttgaggtctcgaaatccagcatcttaaagcacacaacctcgcgtaacaagggtgtgttttctttcattattatctcgcaacttcgacaaccacttgagctcaaattttcaagatGGTTTGTAATGGAATAAGAGTTTTACTTCAAACATAGCTCTGCAAAAAATACTGGGCGCTTTGGTACGCCCATCGGATGTGAATAAAGTGCTATACAAGAGCTCAGTATTATTACATATGGAATTTGTAATTGAAAATGGCAGTGCCCTTTTCTATGAAACAAATCCACTGGCCCTCTGTACAGGAAACTCGAGGCATGCGTATTACACAGGTACTTAGACTGGTTTCCtgtctacatgtacctcatgtAATGTAACCAACCCCAAAGCAAACTAGTCAATGCAAcatctcttttaaaggcagtggacactattggtaactactcaaaataattattcgcacgaaaccttacttggtgacaagcaatggagagctgttgatagtataaaacattgtgacaaacagctccctcttaagtaatgtagttttgagacctcagaattagattttgaggtttcgaaatcaagcatctgaaaaaacacaacttcgtgtgactagggttttttttcttctattatttcatctcgcaactttgacgaccaattgagctcaatttctcacaggtttgttatttagtgcatatgttgagaagtgagaagtgagaactgagaagactggtctttgacagttaccaatagtgtccagtaggcctgggcgaattatttgaaaatccggttaatggcgaataggttttcctatccgtaaccgcgaatgccttttttttcttaaccggatatccgcatagggcgcgaatacctatttacaaaccggataattctgtaattacaaccgagtaaccggatattctttaactatccgaatatccgcggacgtcgggcgacaactgatatgaatgttttgtctgaatccttatgaaacttctattaagacagcataaaacagcataaattaagtatttaactatgctcacctccgtgaagagttaaaacaatgacatttctgacgtaacttgttcaaagattacaaaagttttccttcacgtagagtcaatcacgatcaaaagaaaaagcaaatcgccatctttaatatagatccggtcatttttatgaatgaaccaagtgacactgtcttaaactaatatcaatccgcccataagatctcattctcatttttaaatagcgctctctagcggcaaaaaaaactatttgaatatccgattaatttcggatagttggccagcggtatccgaataacaaaatttcactattcgcccagcactagtgtccagtgtctttacgtTTACTGTAAATTGTGTAGGTATGTATACATGACTTGAGAACAGAAAACAGTACATCAAACACAATTCCCCAAAAACCAGAAACATAGTTCATTTGTTACTGGCAAAgattttttatcaagaaaggtgAAAATCCCCCAAAAGAAGAGCCCTTTTCTTTGAAAGTTGAAGGGATACTGAAAAGGGGCTCCaatgtcaaattcagtttttgtGATCCATACATTTTGCAATAGATAGATTTTCTATTAAGTCTTTGACCCCACATTAAAACTGTGTAAAATACCAATTCGTTTGATATCCTTCAGTGCAATGACTGTCAAAGTCCCAAGACACACAATGACATTACACTCAAAACATAATATGATCTGTTTATTGTGTACAGAGAAGTTTAGTTCGTTGCTGATATTCAATTGAAACAGCATTGGatttgaccttttgactggCACACATCAAAATCCTACTTGTATTGTACAGACCATCTACAATAATTGTTAATGACCCTGGCTTCATGTCTGGGTTGCAAGCATTCACAAGGCTCACACCACAGTGCTCATGACATGAACAATTTAAACACACGACTTATGTCACCAACCTGTAGAGGAAGTCTCTCTCTTTATGCCGACATCCGAAAAAGAGCCAGGCGGAACCGACGGAAGCCCCGTCCTTTTTCAGACACGCCCTGTGGTCCAAGAATCCTTTGAATGGTGCCACGCCCGTTCCTGGACCTATCATGATGATGGGTGTGGCAGGGTCGGCAGGCAAGTGGAAATGTTGGTTACTGCGCTCAAAAATCGGAATCTGAAAACAGAAGGGCGTGGtcacttttaactttttaaatctCTAATTCCATGGCTCTGAATAACTTCATGTAGTTCATCAATTGTTGACTCAAATAATATGATGTTGTCTTTAGTATTTGAGACTTGTAAGTTTTATTCTTGACGTTCTatttaaattatgtttatttaaTCACACTCTTTCCTTTGAAGCCGAAGACTTCACGTCACTTATATTTTCTCCGTCTTTAACACAGATAGCAATGAAAGTGTGGAACTATCACAGATCAGTGAAACAGTAAAAGGGTCATTTAAAGCTGGTCACATTAATAACAATCCTAAAATACATTTGTTGCCCGGTCGTCTAGATCTAGCATGGCATGCTTGTGGACCCAGTGCTTGTTTACCCAGGGTAGCCCCATCAGTTGTCAATGAACTGTTCTCCTTGGGGGCCCTGGGTGCATACATTAcaatacacaaaaatacaatataAAAGCACCTTAAAACTCCCTACAAGACAATTAGAGTCCTAAGAAGTACATAATGAGGCCtaggagaaacaaaaacaaaaaacaacattaatcTAACCCACAGAGAGGGGATTGATTCAAAAGACTAAAGGCActaaccaaaataaatatccaagttaaagacactcgacacttttgacaattgtcaaagaagtcttctcacttggtgtatctcaacatatgcataaaataacaaatctgtaaaaaaattgagctcaattggtcgtcaaagttgcgagacaataatgaaagaaaaaacacccttgtcacacgaaattgtgtgctttaagatgctagatttcgagacctcgaaagcAAATTCTgatttctgaggtctcaaaatcagatAGGTGGAAAAATAcatctttctcgcaaactacgtaacttcagagggagccgtttctcacaatgatttatactatcaacagctccccattacttgttaccaagtaaggttttatgctgatcattattttgagtaattaccaaaagtgcccactgcctttaaacagattATTAAAAACCAACCTTATAAAGAGAATCAGTGCCGAGGTTGATCGTCGGATCATTGACTGAGTTGTCAATGATTTCCTCTTGTCCTTTGGTCATGTGACTCAGCCAGCCAGTGCAGACTCCTCGCTTTTTGCTTCTGCCCTGACCCTCGGGAAAGACGaccacattaaaaacaaaatgaagcttGGACGGATTAACCAGAGGTGagctgaaagcaaacaaaaacagagatGAATGTGACCAATGCCGATTTGCAAAAAGGCACCGATGACCAGGTCCCAAATTTATAAAGCCAGTTAGCACAACCAACCTTGCTATAAAAGCACAAacaaagtattgcttaacagaaataggttaccaggcaaaaataaataataattttgcctATCAAAGAATTTtgtcaagcagtgttttctgctgaacaggttcaagaaattgggctcagggaCCAGTTTTATAGTGCtacttaagaacaaaaaggtaTCTAAGCACAACAGAATGATGCTTaataccagaacaaggttaccagcaaaactaccatgtcacacgtaccatttttgactggtaccctgctcatttctgctaagcaaaaatattgtaagcaatattttcggTTCAAGCagttctgtgaaattgggccctgtcctGAAAAGATCCCAACACTCCCTCCAACTTGCCTTTGAACcgctttgttttttcttctacccatcaagggaactcgtaAACTCCCCAGGGCTGGAATTTCACGGCGGCCACGACGGCCATTGCCGTCGTTGCCCTTCAAGTGGCCGTGATGCCCCttgaaaat belongs to Asterias amurensis chromosome 5, ASM3211899v1 and includes:
- the LOC139937243 gene encoding uncharacterized protein, with the protein product MYVKLILVIIVSSWLCRGSFGDTTSLDPEGRNVCRFAKRRPYLNDALMGYRDWKTGRNQETELRCCKGWTQRGSSCPEAKCETPCEYGHCAAPDYCACQDGWTGPTCSKVCPAITEHGGRCLLECGCPSGVCDFTTGSCACPLGFVGLNCSIPCPVDYYGADCLLQCQCDHNSTCQQDTGSCTEPENMSIVPSTPHMQLHFFRMAVLTGCGVAAVLIIISATAHAFRKRRTRRVFNVRKRTMSMTPITGRPSREDHCSRSTHDTSGRLHPHHGFPDPLASGSASYVGMGDLLANEAGPDIRRISSTSTLISIVESLLDPRDTIYEVRDDGFGNWGARESNPQYTNSSVFSAASARRLNQKLRALPSELSVEDDDADEYNYPYADLGKLRLPVAADPNRLSTCSDDTEYVVVLKQKQCEATYASHVKGMVRGTPSGMSNTDEVPTTSTGHTTTPSLRDPLGGKGLADHYKVPRSPAVRRDTADTPCGQQFVRSYVTSIKSMTESSTGLRRSSGHRQTRRVKEIVQCPPPPPPENYETHHVYVNGRGAGSTKISSESPKPKRRAPPIPKPRTHIPAEHKTTKDTKEVTSETQTVERFI